A single window of Sporosarcina sp. FSL W7-1349 DNA harbors:
- a CDS encoding DNA ligase D — MKPMLLTTSETIPVGKGWTYEAKYDGFRCILVWEPNGVMLFSRTGNMVNENFPEVVDYCKQIQDRLSTHLPLTLDGELVHLINSFKSDFSIVQARGRMRTEQVIQQHREDFPCHYMMFDLLKYKGEDLTAMPLQKRKTKLRKLFTKVSSAESSQLQMVESFEDPKELWERVIENLGEGIVAKRKSSTWSNEKRSPHWVKVKNWRLVNIIITQYDKMNGYFTGAVHRDEELVNVVTFLHGLSDEETDTLRKLFQENGRRMSKTTWELAPSVCAKIACISFDGKHLREPRFHSFDFEAEPDQIQWKLMLRQLSPLPPSIQMTHPDKPVWPELGLVKDDYLLYLQQAAPFMLPFLENRLLTVIRYPHGVPGERFYQKNAPDYTPKFIQTEWEEDIRYIVCQDSKSLLWLGNQLALEYHIPFQTIDTECPTEIVFDLDPPSVKEFSLAVEAALRMKAIFDRFQLTSFVKTSGGKGLQLYIPLPYNRFAYEETRVFTKFVCDFICEQEPDWFTTERMKKKRGNKLYLDYVQHQEGKTIVAPYSPRGNEQGLVATPLRWEEVTSSLKPERFPIPVVSERMKTIGNPFRDFRPVGEAQPFDAVLNELTSLLGRP; from the coding sequence ATGAAACCGATGCTACTGACGACTTCCGAAACAATCCCGGTCGGAAAGGGTTGGACATACGAAGCAAAATATGACGGATTTCGCTGCATCCTTGTCTGGGAACCAAATGGTGTCATGCTTTTTAGCAGAACCGGAAATATGGTAAATGAAAATTTTCCGGAAGTGGTGGACTATTGCAAGCAAATCCAAGATCGGCTGTCCACCCATCTTCCGTTGACGTTGGACGGTGAACTCGTTCATTTGATCAATTCATTCAAAAGCGATTTTTCCATCGTGCAAGCAAGAGGGCGGATGCGAACCGAACAGGTCATTCAACAGCATAGGGAAGACTTCCCTTGTCATTATATGATGTTCGATTTATTGAAATATAAAGGGGAAGATCTAACGGCGATGCCGTTGCAAAAACGGAAGACGAAATTGAGGAAGCTATTCACCAAGGTCTCATCGGCCGAATCCAGCCAACTCCAAATGGTTGAATCGTTCGAGGATCCGAAGGAATTATGGGAACGGGTCATCGAGAACTTGGGAGAAGGGATTGTCGCCAAACGGAAATCGAGTACATGGTCCAATGAAAAACGCTCACCCCATTGGGTGAAAGTGAAGAATTGGAGGCTTGTCAACATCATCATCACCCAATATGATAAAATGAACGGCTACTTCACAGGAGCGGTCCATCGAGACGAGGAATTGGTGAATGTGGTCACCTTCCTTCACGGACTATCGGATGAAGAGACAGATACATTGCGGAAGCTTTTTCAGGAAAACGGACGCCGCATGTCAAAAACGACATGGGAGTTGGCCCCGTCCGTTTGTGCTAAAATCGCCTGCATCAGTTTTGATGGAAAGCATTTGCGGGAACCGAGGTTTCACAGTTTTGATTTCGAAGCCGAGCCGGATCAAATTCAATGGAAACTCATGCTTCGCCAATTATCCCCGCTTCCGCCATCCATCCAAATGACCCATCCGGACAAGCCGGTCTGGCCGGAACTCGGTCTTGTGAAAGATGACTATTTGCTTTACTTGCAACAGGCGGCCCCGTTCATGCTTCCGTTTTTAGAGAATCGGCTGCTGACCGTCATTCGTTATCCTCATGGCGTGCCGGGGGAACGCTTTTATCAGAAAAACGCCCCCGATTATACGCCAAAATTCATTCAAACCGAATGGGAAGAGGATATTCGATATATCGTTTGTCAGGATAGCAAGTCGCTGCTTTGGCTTGGCAATCAACTGGCTCTCGAATACCATATCCCGTTTCAGACGATCGATACGGAGTGTCCGACTGAAATCGTTTTCGACTTGGATCCTCCTTCTGTTAAAGAGTTCAGCCTGGCGGTTGAAGCAGCGCTCCGGATGAAAGCGATTTTCGACCGGTTCCAGCTCACTTCATTCGTCAAGACATCCGGCGGAAAAGGGTTGCAGCTGTATATTCCACTGCCGTATAATCGATTCGCGTATGAAGAGACGAGGGTGTTTACGAAATTTGTCTGTGATTTTATATGTGAGCAGGAGCCCGACTGGTTCACAACGGAGAGAATGAAAAAGAAGCGCGGGAATAAATTATATTTGGACTATGTCCAGCATCAGGAAGGCAAGACGATCGTGGCGCCATACTCTCCGCGAGGGAATGAGCAGGGGCTTGTCGCGACGCCGCTCCGCTGGGAAGAAGTGACATCTTCTCTCAAACCCGAACGATTTCCGATTCCTGTCGTGTCGGAACGGATGAAGACCATCGGCAATCCGTTCCGGGATTTCCGCCCGGTTGGGGAGGCGCAGCCATTCGACGCGGTGCTGAACGAACTTACTTCGCTGCTTGGACGTCCATGA
- a CDS encoding sensor histidine kinase — protein sequence MKQVMRMISYEQFFLIIIVSILGPVVSLLGLIFFQLKETEVNLLEIQNNRVLLEKELETSKYYQLSQQIQPHFLFNALNSLLSLLKLQKYEKLTEGFEHMVLFLRYKYKVHDHLYPISEEVMHTTHYLQIQQIRFGNRLSIDIEVEEQLHDEMIIPFLLQTVVENAFKHGIEEVEGGSSLIIRITEQGDTIFLQVIDEGPGILGNQEVELGTGLKNIIDRLRLIYGTSAHFSLENRKETRGAIVTVSWPRHYMYGEEFE from the coding sequence ATGAAACAGGTGATGCGCATGATTTCTTACGAACAGTTTTTCCTTATAATTATTGTTAGTATTTTAGGTCCAGTTGTCAGTCTTCTCGGCTTGATTTTTTTCCAGTTGAAAGAGACAGAGGTGAATCTGTTGGAGATTCAAAATAACCGTGTCTTGCTAGAAAAAGAACTGGAAACTAGCAAATATTATCAGCTTAGTCAGCAAATCCAGCCGCATTTCCTATTCAATGCGCTGAATTCCTTACTCAGTCTATTGAAGCTACAAAAATATGAAAAATTAACAGAAGGTTTTGAACATATGGTCCTGTTCCTCAGATACAAATATAAAGTGCATGATCATTTGTATCCGATCAGCGAGGAAGTGATGCATACGACTCATTATTTGCAGATTCAGCAAATCCGTTTCGGAAATCGCCTTTCAATTGATATTGAAGTTGAAGAACAACTCCACGATGAAATGATTATCCCGTTTTTGTTACAAACGGTCGTGGAAAATGCGTTCAAGCATGGCATAGAGGAAGTTGAAGGGGGCTCATCACTGATAATTCGCATCACGGAACAAGGGGATACCATCTTTTTGCAGGTGATCGATGAAGGTCCCGGTATACTAGGGAACCAGGAAGTAGAATTAGGAACCGGCCTTAAAAACATCATAGATAGACTCCGGCTCATTTATGGGACGTCCGCTCATTTTAGCTTGGAAAATCGGAAAGAGACTAGGGGAGCGATCGTAACCGTGTCTTGGCCGAGACACTATATGTATGGGGAGGAATTTGAATGA
- a CDS encoding response regulator transcription factor: protein MNLLILDDEPLFVEQLEMIIQKNFPDWRIFSTYAGTDAIQVAQKDTIHLALIDIKLGGRSGLEVAEQLKQDNPDLDVVIISAFQEFEYARYSLKLKAVDYLVKPVLEIELLRLLNDYIFQHPQYNSRSSAVGNTIDIIAKRFHEQLKLSSVAEELFIHPQYLSRLFSEEIGMPFSEYLLRYRIKMAKELLVKEKEWSIEQVSFATGFNSQHYFSKAFKRLVQTTPARYRQQKLQELLEKRG, encoded by the coding sequence ATGAATCTACTAATCCTAGACGACGAACCGCTATTCGTAGAACAATTAGAAATGATCATACAGAAGAATTTTCCTGATTGGCGCATCTTTTCAACATATGCAGGAACGGATGCCATTCAAGTCGCCCAGAAAGATACGATTCATTTAGCTCTGATCGACATAAAACTTGGCGGACGAAGCGGGCTGGAGGTGGCCGAGCAATTGAAGCAGGATAACCCCGATCTGGATGTAGTCATCATATCCGCATTCCAGGAATTCGAGTATGCAAGATATTCGTTGAAGCTAAAAGCGGTGGACTACTTGGTGAAACCCGTTTTGGAGATTGAGCTTTTACGCTTATTGAATGATTATATTTTCCAACACCCTCAGTATAATTCGCGCTCGTCCGCGGTTGGCAATACAATCGATATCATTGCAAAACGTTTTCACGAACAACTGAAACTTTCGTCAGTCGCAGAAGAGCTTTTTATCCATCCTCAATATTTAAGTAGATTGTTCAGTGAGGAAATCGGAATGCCATTTTCGGAATACTTACTAAGGTACCGTATCAAAATGGCGAAAGAACTTTTGGTGAAGGAAAAAGAATGGTCCATCGAGCAAGTTTCCTTTGCCACGGGATTCAACAGCCAGCATTATTTCAGCAAAGCGTTTAAAAGATTAGTACAGACAACGCCGGCTAGATACCGCCAGCAGAAATTGCAAGAGTTGCTGGAAAAACGAGGTTGA
- a CDS encoding ABC transporter substrate-binding protein: MSKRFWQGFLLMLATLLLAAGCSGDSGSSEESNVPADGVATPGGDTLIVGLEAEPTSFDAHQVSDFNSSRAAMELYDQLVRFKDGSTDLEPSLATKWDITDDGLEYVFTLRDDVQFHDGTPFNADAVKFSIDRQIDPAHPFHDTGQFAYADFTFGMVDNVEVLGDYEVKIVLKEPFAPFLSNMAMHSASIVSPTAVEENGNDFTKNPVGTGPYKFVSWTPGVEAVLEKNEEHFRGAPTISKIIFKPIAEAQTRLAELEAGNIHLIVNVPPDDLVRLQDDPKVQLIEEAGMHVWWTAFNTQKEPFNDVKVRQAVNYAVNKEAIIDGLLQGTGELANSPIPPNVWGHNAEVENYPYDPEKAKELLVEAGYENGFEVDYWVPESGSGMQQPQVMAAAIQADLAKVGIKLNIQTFEWGTYLDKVFIPMEESDMDMHQMSWIGDNGDPDNFLYILFSGEQWPAKGFNDSYYNNEEVNELLNKARISPDKAERTAMYEKVQEIIMEEAPWLVLDYEKQIVLTSPNVKNFVLHPTGVFRFSNVTF, from the coding sequence ATGAGCAAACGTTTTTGGCAAGGCTTTCTCCTCATGTTGGCGACCTTGCTCCTGGCAGCAGGATGTTCTGGTGACTCCGGCAGTTCTGAAGAGAGCAATGTGCCGGCCGATGGTGTGGCTACGCCTGGCGGTGACACACTGATTGTTGGACTGGAAGCGGAGCCGACTTCATTTGATGCCCATCAAGTGTCGGATTTCAACTCATCTCGTGCAGCCATGGAGCTGTATGACCAGCTCGTCCGTTTCAAAGATGGAAGCACTGACTTAGAACCAAGTTTAGCGACAAAATGGGATATCACAGACGATGGGTTGGAATATGTGTTCACGTTACGGGATGATGTGCAATTTCATGACGGGACACCTTTCAACGCTGACGCGGTAAAGTTTAGTATTGACCGGCAAATCGATCCGGCCCATCCTTTCCATGATACTGGGCAATTTGCATATGCTGATTTTACTTTCGGCATGGTGGACAATGTGGAAGTTCTTGGAGACTATGAAGTGAAGATTGTTTTGAAAGAGCCGTTTGCTCCATTCCTAAGCAACATGGCAATGCATTCCGCTAGTATCGTCAGCCCAACAGCTGTTGAGGAAAATGGTAATGATTTCACGAAAAATCCGGTAGGCACAGGTCCTTATAAATTTGTAAGCTGGACACCGGGCGTAGAAGCAGTCTTGGAGAAAAATGAAGAACATTTCAGGGGGGCTCCTACTATTTCGAAGATCATCTTTAAACCGATTGCTGAAGCGCAAACACGCTTGGCGGAGCTTGAGGCTGGCAATATCCATCTGATCGTCAACGTTCCACCGGATGATCTCGTTCGTCTGCAGGATGATCCCAAAGTGCAATTGATTGAGGAAGCAGGAATGCACGTCTGGTGGACTGCATTTAATACTCAGAAAGAGCCGTTCAATGACGTCAAAGTCCGTCAGGCTGTCAATTACGCTGTTAATAAAGAAGCGATTATCGACGGCCTGCTGCAAGGAACGGGGGAATTGGCGAATAGCCCGATCCCGCCAAATGTATGGGGACATAATGCGGAAGTAGAAAACTATCCGTACGACCCAGAAAAAGCGAAGGAATTATTGGTGGAAGCAGGATATGAGAACGGTTTCGAAGTCGATTACTGGGTGCCGGAATCAGGTTCCGGAATGCAGCAGCCGCAAGTTATGGCAGCTGCCATTCAAGCAGATTTGGCCAAAGTCGGCATCAAGTTGAACATTCAAACATTCGAATGGGGGACTTATTTAGATAAAGTCTTCATTCCAATGGAAGAAAGCGACATGGATATGCACCAGATGTCTTGGATTGGCGATAACGGCGATCCGGATAACTTCCTCTATATCTTGTTTAGCGGCGAGCAATGGCCGGCAAAAGGGTTCAATGATTCCTATTACAACAACGAAGAAGTGAACGAATTATTGAACAAAGCCCGGATCAGCCCGGATAAGGCGGAGCGGACAGCGATGTATGAGAAGGTCCAGGAAATCATTATGGAGGAAGCTCCCTGGCTTGTATTGGATTACGAGAAACAGATTGTTCTAACTTCTCCTAACGTCAAAAACTTTGTACTGCACCCAACAGGTGTCTTCCGTTTCAGTAATGTGACTTTTTGA
- a CDS encoding ABC transporter permease produces MEVSPIFVYIIRRLFGLIPVLFGVTLLVFSIMYLSPGDPAKIILGPKATADSIAKLRTDLGLDEPFLKQYFTWIGNVLTGDWGRSIQLKMEVLPLVMDRFGATLILTITSALFAIVTGVAVGIVSAYKKYSFIDRALMIMILVGFCLPVFWLGILLQIIFGLQLNWLPISGMYSPGGSGFEQLAKHLILPSIALSAGVGAVIARMTRSSMLEVFENDYIRTARSKGLSEKRIVFLHALRNAFIPVITVIGMQIGFLLAGAVLVEKVFSWPGIGTLMIDGILARDFPLVQGIILFVATAYVLVNLIVDILYALLDPRISYK; encoded by the coding sequence ATGGAGGTGAGCCCTATTTTTGTCTATATCATACGACGGCTTTTCGGGTTGATCCCCGTGTTGTTCGGGGTCACCTTATTAGTATTCTCTATTATGTATTTATCGCCGGGGGATCCAGCCAAGATCATTTTGGGTCCGAAAGCAACAGCCGATTCTATCGCCAAGCTCCGGACCGATCTAGGACTTGATGAACCGTTTCTGAAACAATATTTTACTTGGATTGGCAATGTCCTGACCGGCGATTGGGGACGCTCCATCCAGCTGAAGATGGAGGTTCTGCCATTGGTGATGGATAGATTCGGCGCGACGCTCATCCTGACTATCACGAGTGCATTATTCGCGATTGTTACGGGGGTGGCGGTCGGAATCGTTTCCGCCTACAAGAAATATAGCTTCATCGACCGTGCATTGATGATCATGATCCTTGTCGGATTCTGCCTTCCGGTATTTTGGCTTGGAATATTATTGCAAATTATTTTTGGGCTTCAGTTGAATTGGCTGCCGATTTCAGGAATGTATTCACCGGGAGGATCGGGCTTCGAGCAGCTGGCCAAACATTTGATATTGCCATCCATTGCACTGTCGGCGGGAGTCGGTGCAGTCATCGCACGGATGACCCGGTCGAGTATGCTGGAAGTGTTCGAAAATGATTATATCCGGACAGCACGTTCCAAGGGATTGAGCGAGAAACGGATTGTGTTTCTACATGCTTTGCGGAATGCGTTTATTCCGGTCATCACAGTAATCGGTATGCAGATTGGTTTTCTACTTGCCGGGGCAGTGCTAGTGGAAAAGGTCTTTTCATGGCCGGGCATTGGCACACTGATGATCGATGGTATCCTAGCTAGGGACTTCCCGTTAGTACAAGGAATTATTCTCTTTGTAGCGACGGCTTATGTTCTTGTGAATTTAATAGTAGATATTTTATACGCTTTACTGGATCCGCGTATTTCGTATAAGTAG
- a CDS encoding ABC transporter permease, whose translation MIDQTRDMKDATSAPLREKYEGPWKVAWKKIRRDKTAMIGGSVLLLIFLVTALAPLLPLPNPDETAIANRLQPIGTPGHLLGTDELGRDLLSRTIWGGRVSISIGAFAVAIALLFGTILGLIAGYFQRFYDTVIMRFIDILMAFPYILLAIAIIAALGPGLTNTMIAISIVGIPYYARIVRGSTLQFREMEFVLAEKALGASHFHIIFQHILPNCLPAIIVAVSLDVGWMILAASGMSFLGLGAQPPLAEWGVMLSEGQKYIRMAPHLSLIPGISIFIVVLCLNLLGDALRDALDPKIK comes from the coding sequence ATGATCGATCAAACACGAGATATGAAAGATGCAACTTCTGCTCCTTTGCGAGAGAAATACGAAGGACCATGGAAAGTTGCCTGGAAAAAGATACGGCGCGACAAGACGGCGATGATCGGTGGTAGCGTTCTGCTGCTGATTTTTCTCGTGACAGCGCTAGCACCTTTGCTACCGCTTCCGAATCCGGATGAAACAGCCATTGCGAACCGACTTCAGCCAATCGGAACGCCGGGGCATCTTCTTGGGACGGATGAATTAGGCCGTGACCTGTTGAGTAGGACAATTTGGGGAGGCCGTGTCTCGATAAGTATCGGCGCGTTCGCTGTGGCAATTGCACTGCTTTTTGGAACGATCCTAGGCTTGATTGCCGGTTATTTTCAAAGATTTTACGATACAGTAATTATGCGTTTCATCGATATTTTAATGGCGTTCCCGTATATTTTGCTAGCGATTGCCATCATCGCAGCATTGGGTCCGGGCCTGACGAATACGATGATTGCGATCAGTATTGTCGGCATCCCATATTATGCGCGAATCGTAAGGGGAAGTACTTTGCAATTCCGCGAAATGGAATTTGTCTTGGCGGAGAAGGCGTTGGGAGCTAGCCATTTTCATATCATTTTTCAACATATATTGCCGAACTGTCTACCTGCCATCATTGTCGCAGTCAGTCTCGATGTTGGCTGGATGATCTTGGCCGCATCGGGGATGAGCTTCCTTGGTCTTGGCGCCCAGCCGCCGCTTGCGGAATGGGGCGTCATGTTAAGTGAGGGCCAGAAATATATCCGGATGGCCCCGCATTTAAGTCTCATACCGGGAATCTCTATTTTTATCGTAGTACTTTGCTTGAATCTATTGGGAGATGCGTTGCGTGACGCGCTCGATCCAAAAATCAAATAA
- a CDS encoding DUF1028 domain-containing protein, with protein MTNVKFTTRPVNTFSIVGFDPETNELGVAVASKFLSVGAVVPYAKAGVGAVATQSWANLEYGTKGLELLESGDSPEEVIEELTKSDERKSYRQVGIVDAKGNSATFTGEDSYDWAGGKTGKNFAVQGNILVDEGVVDRMSEAFLGASGTLADRLLKALKAGDDAGGDSRGKQSAALLIVKENGSYGGYNDKYIDLRVDDHEEPVKELERIYELHQLYFNKTAEEDVLAISESVADELRKFLTVLEYLESEQCDDDMLKEAIQSYHLIENFDERVQPEGFIDKKVLEFIKKSAIESM; from the coding sequence TTGACAAACGTTAAATTTACTACACGTCCCGTAAATACTTTTTCAATCGTAGGCTTCGATCCAGAAACGAATGAGCTGGGGGTTGCTGTTGCTTCCAAATTTTTGAGCGTCGGGGCAGTCGTCCCATATGCAAAAGCGGGTGTGGGGGCAGTCGCTACCCAATCATGGGCCAACTTGGAATATGGAACGAAAGGATTGGAACTTCTGGAGAGCGGCGACTCGCCGGAGGAAGTAATAGAGGAACTTACGAAAAGCGATGAACGGAAATCGTATCGGCAAGTTGGGATTGTGGATGCAAAAGGGAACAGCGCTACGTTCACCGGTGAAGACAGCTACGACTGGGCTGGCGGAAAAACCGGTAAAAACTTCGCAGTGCAAGGGAATATACTCGTCGATGAAGGAGTCGTCGATCGGATGAGTGAAGCATTCCTCGGAGCATCAGGTACGCTTGCCGATAGGTTGCTGAAAGCGCTGAAAGCCGGTGATGATGCGGGCGGCGACAGCAGGGGGAAACAGTCTGCGGCATTACTTATCGTAAAGGAGAACGGTAGCTATGGCGGCTACAATGACAAATATATTGATTTGCGTGTTGATGATCATGAAGAACCAGTAAAAGAGTTGGAGAGGATTTACGAGCTTCATCAGCTTTATTTCAACAAAACCGCAGAAGAAGATGTGTTGGCAATTAGTGAATCCGTGGCCGATGAATTAAGGAAGTTCTTAACCGTCTTGGAATATTTGGAGTCTGAACAATGTGACGACGATATGCTGAAAGAGGCTATCCAGTCGTACCATTTGATTGAGAATTTTGATGAGCGTGTTCAGCCTGAAGGTTTCATTGATAAGAAAGTCTTGGAATTCATCAAGAAAAGCGCTATTGAAAGTATGTGA
- a CDS encoding ABC transporter ATP-binding protein: MTAVLRVENLTVGFKKDRTFVNTIREVSFSVRQGEMLGIVGESGCGKSVTSLAVMGLLPKGFSRIDPDSKIYYGDANIAFLPESQFRKVRGNEIAMIFQDPMSSLNPVFTIGFQMVEMIREHVKCSKRQAFEKGVKMLKQVGIPRAEQIMKEFPHQLSGGMRQRVMIAMAMSCNPKLLIADEPTTALDVTIQAQILDLMKKLQKETGTSIMLITHDLGVVSEVCDRVIVMYAGMIVEEAEIDELFAAPKHPYTIGLLHSMPDIEKNQNRLDTIPGMVPQAEDMVPGCKFAPRCAFARDICFSQVPPKVQFTDSHSASCWLNEKEAGD, translated from the coding sequence ATGACAGCAGTTTTACGGGTGGAAAACTTAACAGTAGGCTTCAAGAAAGATCGGACTTTTGTCAATACGATACGGGAAGTTTCTTTCTCTGTGAGACAAGGGGAGATGCTTGGGATTGTTGGAGAGTCCGGCTGCGGTAAGAGTGTAACCTCACTAGCGGTCATGGGGTTGCTGCCGAAAGGGTTTAGCCGGATTGATCCAGACAGCAAAATTTATTATGGTGATGCAAATATTGCATTTCTGCCTGAATCCCAGTTTCGAAAAGTCAGAGGAAATGAAATTGCTATGATATTTCAGGATCCAATGAGTTCCTTGAATCCAGTCTTTACGATCGGTTTTCAAATGGTGGAAATGATACGGGAACATGTGAAATGCAGCAAGAGACAGGCGTTTGAAAAAGGTGTGAAGATGCTGAAGCAAGTCGGGATTCCCCGCGCGGAACAAATCATGAAGGAGTTTCCACATCAGTTATCCGGAGGAATGCGACAGCGTGTTATGATTGCGATGGCAATGTCCTGCAATCCCAAATTACTCATCGCAGACGAACCGACCACAGCGCTTGATGTCACAATTCAAGCGCAAATCCTTGATTTGATGAAAAAACTGCAAAAAGAGACTGGTACTTCGATCATGCTCATCACCCATGATCTTGGCGTTGTATCCGAAGTATGCGATCGTGTTATCGTCATGTACGCTGGTATGATCGTAGAGGAGGCTGAAATTGATGAGCTGTTCGCAGCACCTAAGCATCCTTATACGATTGGTCTGTTGCATTCAATGCCTGACATTGAAAAGAACCAAAATCGTCTGGATACAATCCCCGGAATGGTGCCACAAGCGGAAGATATGGTGCCCGGCTGTAAATTTGCTCCAAGATGTGCATTTGCGAGGGATATCTGTTTTTCGCAGGTGCCTCCGAAAGTGCAATTCACCGACTCACATTCGGCTTCGTGCTGGCTCAATGAGAAGGAGGCGGGAGACTGA
- a CDS encoding ABC transporter ATP-binding protein, protein MTDVLTVQNIKKYYPVKKGLLRRTVGQVKAVDNVSFVLKKGETFGIVGESGCGKSTLGRTLLQLAEPTSGSVQYEGKELVNLSFRQLRPIRQEVQMIFQDPYASLNPRKTVYDILAEPLRIHRLYNKQSFQNIYEMLEKVGLSRKVARRYPHEFSGGQRQRIGIARALILEPKVVIADEPVSALDVSVQAQVLNLMQDLQESMDLTYIFIAHDLSVIKHISTRVGVMYLGKFVELAPKNQIYENPLHPYTKALLSVIPSPNRDRARDRILLSGELPSPQNPPSGCPFHSRCPAKMDICSSVKPQWQEIEEEHYVACHLY, encoded by the coding sequence ATGACAGATGTGCTAACAGTTCAAAATATCAAGAAATATTATCCTGTTAAAAAAGGTCTGTTGCGGCGGACGGTTGGCCAAGTTAAAGCTGTCGATAATGTCAGTTTCGTACTGAAAAAAGGAGAAACGTTTGGTATAGTTGGCGAAAGCGGCTGTGGTAAATCTACTTTGGGGCGGACACTTCTTCAATTGGCAGAACCGACTTCGGGAAGCGTCCAATACGAAGGAAAGGAGCTCGTCAACCTGTCATTCCGTCAGTTACGACCAATCAGACAGGAAGTTCAGATGATATTCCAGGATCCGTATGCGTCTCTCAATCCACGGAAAACGGTCTATGATATTTTGGCGGAACCTTTGAGAATACATCGCCTATATAACAAGCAGAGCTTCCAAAATATCTACGAAATGTTGGAGAAGGTCGGGCTCAGCCGAAAGGTCGCTCGCCGATATCCTCACGAATTCAGCGGAGGACAGCGACAACGGATTGGCATTGCCCGCGCTTTAATTTTAGAGCCGAAAGTGGTCATCGCGGATGAGCCAGTCTCAGCGCTCGATGTCTCGGTCCAGGCGCAAGTACTGAATTTGATGCAGGATCTTCAGGAAAGCATGGACCTTACCTACATTTTCATTGCGCACGACTTGAGCGTCATCAAGCATATTAGCACAAGAGTTGGAGTGATGTACTTAGGAAAATTCGTGGAACTCGCACCTAAGAACCAAATTTATGAAAACCCATTGCATCCGTATACGAAAGCGCTACTCTCCGTTATTCCATCGCCAAATCGGGATAGGGCCAGGGATCGAATTCTGTTAAGTGGTGAGCTCCCAAGCCCCCAGAACCCGCCGAGCGGCTGCCCGTTCCATTCCCGCTGTCCAGCAAAGATGGATATCTGCTCATCCGTTAAGCCACAATGGCAGGAAATCGAAGAGGAACATTACGTCGCGTGCCATTTGTATTAA
- the rpsD gene encoding 30S ribosomal protein S4 yields the protein MARYTGPSWKLSRRLGISLSGTGKEIEKRPYAPGQHGPNQRKKLSEYGLQLQEKQKLRFMFGVNERQFKTIFNKAGKMPGKHGENFMILLETRLDNVVYRMGLARTRRAARQLVNHGHVMVDGKRVDIPSYSVKPGQEISLREKSQNLDVINEALEVNSYVPDYVTFNKDTKVGQFVRLPERSELPSEINEALIVEFYSR from the coding sequence ATGGCTCGTTATACAGGTCCATCTTGGAAACTGTCCCGTCGTCTTGGTATTTCACTAAGCGGCACAGGTAAAGAAATTGAGAAACGCCCTTACGCACCAGGACAACACGGTCCTAACCAACGTAAAAAACTTTCCGAATACGGATTGCAATTACAAGAGAAACAAAAACTTCGTTTCATGTTCGGCGTAAACGAGCGCCAGTTCAAAACGATCTTCAACAAAGCAGGCAAAATGCCTGGTAAACACGGTGAGAACTTCATGATCCTTCTTGAAACTCGCCTTGACAACGTAGTATACCGCATGGGCCTTGCACGCACTCGTCGTGCTGCTCGTCAGCTCGTTAACCACGGACACGTCATGGTCGATGGCAAACGCGTGGACATCCCATCATACAGCGTAAAACCAGGCCAAGAGATCTCTCTTCGTGAGAAATCCCAAAACCTTGATGTTATCAATGAAGCACTTGAAGTGAACAGCTACGTGCCGGACTATGTAACATTCAACAAAGATACAAAAGTCGGCCAATTCGTTCGTCTTCCTGAGCGCAGCGAACTTCCTTCTGAAATCAACGAAGCGTTGATCGTTGAGTTCTACAGCCGTTAA